GCAATAGTGGCTGTGTTTAACAACAGGCTACCATAATTCCTACAACTTGAACTCTCTTGAGCCAGTGTGATGTAGCCCCATCTCATACTGGATATgtttacttgcttgttttaatgcGAATTAGGAAAAATACAACTCTTAAACCAGCGACGGTATTGCTTAGAGCAAATCTGAGTTTTCTACAAATACGACTTGATTTCAagtcaattaaaaatgtattaagtaAACAGAATGAGGGATGTACACAGACCAAGAACACCAAGGAACTGAAACGTGGGGGATAAATGTTGCTTTATGAAAATGGTTTCAAACCTCAACTGTCTTGGGGATGCATTAAATAAATGGGCAACTCACAAGAGAGGAAATACAATTAATTaacaaatgaaaggaaaggtgttttATCTCAAAAACcaccaaagaaatgcaaacaggctgggcgcagtggcttatgcctatagttctagcacttcgggaggctgaggcagatggatcgcttgaggtcaggagttcgagaccagcctggctgacacagtgaaccTCCCCCCGCCCGCCGCCAcccaccctgtctccactaaaaatacaacaattagctgggcatggtggtgggtgtctgtaatcccagctacccgggaagccaaggcaggagaatcacttgaacctgggaggcggggagggaggctgcagtgagccaagatcatgccactgcactccagcctgggcgacagaatgagactccatctcaagaaatgcAAACTGTATAGAAATGGGGGCACCCCATGCTGGAGAGGGAGCCCCAAATCCAGTAACCTCAAAAGCTGCCTCACCACACCAGCCCTTTGGGAATAAGGCTGGCGCTGGAATCGAGACCCATAAAACTGTCACCTCCCTGGACTCAGGAATCTCCCTGCCTGGCATCTATCCGGAGGAAATCATTCCAGAAAGGGAAAGGCCACAAACTCACAAAGGTGTCTGCTGTTTTCTGGAGTAtgtctcctcctcctgcccccaggaGAGCTGGGATTGGTGTTATTTGTCATCgtattaataaaaacattacatGCTGTATAAACGCCCCCACGGTAGGGAAATGACTGCATGAATCCCACACGTGGAATCTGAACAACTGTGTGGCCGCTGAAATGGTATTTAGAAAGGTCAGGTAAAATCACAGAGTCATTGCTGATTcaacagaagaataaaatcaGAAGGCACACCATTAGAGACGCGCAAAAGCAGGTGTGCATTAGAAGGGAGGAAAATGCAAAGCAGTTATAGCTGTGAGTGAGTGGGAACCCGAgcggctttttttccccctattttttGACTCTTCAAATACTAGTTGCAACATTAATCATAGTTAGCATTTCCCGAGGCACATGCCACAGACCAGGCTCTGTTCCAGTCCTAACAATCATTTCACAACCTAAGGCCACTTGTGTCCATTGTACTGATGGgaacactgaggctcaggggAGCTAGTGGCTTACCTGCAGTTGCCCACTGGCCCGTAGACAGAATCTGAACTCAGCTCTGATTTGAAGCTACAGCAGTTCACCCCTCTGTGGGTTTGCTAGAGTAGAGCTAGGAGGTTTCGAAGTAAACTTGTATTAGAACTAAGCGTGGGTGTTGCGTTTTTACCTTCTGTTCCGCCGGGCCCTCCTCTGGTGGGGAGTGGTTTGCAGAGGAGGGTGGGGAGCTGCCAGGTGGAAGAGATGAGTACACCTGCCACCTCCGGAAAGATTCCCAGGGCTGGGAAAGACCTTCACAAATGGTGCAGGGGAAAAGACGAACCCcgaaagcaaacaaaaccaaccaCGCACCCCAACTGAGCACACACCAAGCTGGCACCATCGCCTCGTTTAAACCCCTGCCTGGCAGCCCGCGAAGGGGCCGATGGCGGATCAGAAGCCAGGCTGAGTTTCGGGAGGCTCCTGGGCCCACATCAGACAGGATTTGTTTCACTGACACCTGCAGGCCAGATCTCAGGTGCTTTGGGGGATCCCTGAGGTCCCGCCCCGGGGATGGGTGAGACCTGCCTTGCACAGAGAGCCCACAACCACAGGGCAGCTATGCAGCCAGTATGGGGTGGCATCATCTCAGTGTTAGCTCTCACAGGGAGTGAAGTAAACGCAGAGATGTTGCTCTCCCCAGTACAAGGATGTGGGCTTTGGAGTCCACCAGACCTGGGTTCCAATTCTGGCTCAGCTGCAGTGCAGTTCCCAGGAATCTCTCTCCCAGCCTTGGTGTCTCCTTCACAAAACGAGGCTCGGGATGGCCACGCTGCAGTGCAGCTGGGGAGGCTAAATGGCACAATTGGTTGCAGCTGCTGAGCTCAGTAAGTCCTCAATACGTGGGAGCTATGGTTACTAACAGTAATAAAGCAGTTCACTGATTTGACAGTGTCTAGGTGCCTTCTGTGCACAAGGCATGGGGCAGGAAGATTCATTCATGCAACATGgatgtattgagcacctactatgtgccaggccctgttctatgTGTTGGGGTCACAGCTGAGCACAAGAAACACCAATCCCAACTCTCCTGGGTTTTCCATCCAGCGGAGGAGACAGGCACAAAGCCACAAAGCCAAGCCACAAAGCCAACGTGATGTCAGGCGGCAATGCACACGATGAGACAGTAAAGGAGGACAAAGGGACAGAGTGATTGGCGGAGGTGGCTGCTTCTATTTTGTAAACCTTGGCCAGGGAAGGCCCCTCTGATCGGGTGACTCTGAGCAGGGGCTGTGGAAGGGAGGAGTGAGCCCTGCTGGTGTCTGGGAGGGGAGAGGTCTGGGTGGAGGGAACAGCAGGTGTGGCTACAGCAAGTGCCAGTGTGGGGAGATGAGGACAGAGGGAcagtggagtggggtggggtggggtcagATCACGTTGTTGGCCAAAGAAAGCAGTTTGATTCCTAAGTGTGAAGGACGCCATCGGTGGGTCTTgacttaatgtttttaaaagatcacccTGCTGCTGTCGGGGACAAAGGCTGGTATCAGGGAGACATGCGGAGGTGGCTGCCTCCCTCCTGGCCAGAGAAGACAGACGAGGAGGGCTGATCTCAGTGGAGGGGTGGGTGTGGGGCGGATTCTGGCTTCATTTTCAAGGTATTGCTGATGGAACACGTGAAGcgggaaagaaagggaggagccAAGGAGATGCTGGGAGGCAGCGGGGGCATGGATGTGCTGGTCCCCCACGTCTATGGGACATCCAAGAGCTGCCCTTAAGGACGCAGGCTCTGCGATGACAGCAGATCTGGATCGAGGGGAGAGAGACCAGGGAGAAAGACCGGAAGGTGGACAAGGATTGGAGCTGTGGGTCCGGGTGGGGTCCCCAGGGGATGGGTGGAGACGAGAGAGAAGTTAAAGGGAGGAGCCCTTGTATCTAAGATCAGGGAGATAAGGCTGGAGCTGCAAAGAGGAGCACGAAGGGCAGCCATGGGGGGCCAGGATCCAGGACCCTGCAGTGCAGAGGACCTGGGGCTCCCCGGTTCCCCTCAGTCTCTCCCTCCTCTGAGGCTGTGCCTATGCTGCTCTCTCTGCTGGGATCCCCTTTCCCCACTTTGGCGAACTCCTATTCATCCACTGAAACCCTTTCTTTGTGTTAGCTGCTCCTCCCCCTGGCTGACCAGTGCTTAGTCTGGTGGACTGTGAATCCTGGGACATCTGAGCACTGTCTTGGACACAGCCGTGAACAGTGGGGAAGGCTCCTGGGAGAGGATCCGAGCATTTGCAGAGCAGCTGCTCCATGTCAGGGCCTTTCCGTATTTCCTCTCATTTAAGCAGACAAAACCTGAGAGGCCAGTTCTGTCACCCACTGTCCTGGTAAGGAGGGGTAAGCTACCTGCTGGAGGCCCTCCAGGTACCTCAAAACaggggagctgggatttgaatccagttcTGTTTGCCTCCAAGAGCCTTTGCTCCTAACTCAACTACTCTGcctccaaacaaaacaaatcaaaaaagcTTCATGGCAGGTGGGGCTATTCAAACAGAGGCCAGCTTCCTGGGGGGTGAGTGAGTGCTGGACCACTGGGCCACACCTCCTAGGCGGGGATGTGGAGGGAATCCCTGTGGAGGTTCCAGGGTGGAAACCCTCTCTTCCTGGAGGCTGAAGGACCCTGGGCATGAGGCAGAGGCTGCTCACAGAGGCTAAAAGAGAACCCTTTCAGGGTAGAAAATTAGAAATCCCCATGGCCTGAGGCAGAAGTGGGTCACTGAATTATGGGCCATTGTCTCCTTGGACAGTTAGCACAGCCATTGCAGTGGTGGTTATGAACACTTTTCCATCACACGGGAGGCTTGACGGGCATAATGTTGAATCAAAAACCCAAGACACACCATTTTATGTGCAGGATGACAACACTGCTCTGATGACCAGCCAGGCTGGAGGACGCAGAGCCCCGCGGATGGTGGTGAGGTCACTTGGTTCCCACACTGGCAGTGTCCTTgcgatggttaatactgagtgtcaacttgattggattgaaggctgcaaagtattgatcctgggtgtgtctgtgaggtgtTGCCAAAGGGGGTTCACatctgagtcagtgggctggggaaggcagacccacccttcatctgggtggacaccatctaatcGGCTGCCAGTGTGGcctgaatataaagcaggcagagaaaTGTGAAAAGGTGAGActggcccagcctcccagcctccgtccttctgtgctggatgcttcctgcccttgaacatcagactccaaccaagttcttcagctttagGACTCAGACTGGTTTCCTTGCTGCTCAGCCCGCAGACAGCCCTACTGTGGGACTTTGTGATCGTGTGAATTActactacttaataaactcccgtTTACATAGCTCCTATTAGTTCGGtgcctctagagaaccctgactaatacagtcctCCAGCAAGCAGGGGCACCTTTATGGtggaaaatgaagcagaaaaacaGAGGAAACTGTGACTATCCCTTGGGGGAGTGCTGAGTAGGAGGAGGTAGGTAATAAGGCagggaaataaagaaagcaaCAGGACCGCAGCCCCCAGGGACAGCCTGTGCACTGGCTCAGGGCGGTCGGGCCTCTCCATGGATTTTAATGCCCCCCCTGAACGTTTGGGGGTGCAGAAAGGGGTCAAGAAGTTGTGTTCCCCAGGAGAAGAGGTGAGGAGAAACTCTGCAGCTGCCACAGGGGTCCTGGTGCACCTCAGGGGCCTCCATGGGTCGTGGTGATGTGGATCCTAGCTGGGCCACAGTCAGCCATGTCTAGGACTCGGCGGGAGGAGCAGCATAGGCCTCGGCTTAAGTCTGGGACTGTAGCCTGCACTCCGGTGAGTGTTTACAGTTGGGCACCAGGGCgtgggcaggaggaggagattCCCTGCAGTCCCCCTCTCATCACCATCACCGTCCAGGGCAGGCACTGAGACTCAGGGAGGGCCGGCAACTTGTCCGAGGACACACAGCAGGTGGAGTCACTGGTTCTGAGCCTTTCTGTCACCCCCCGCCTGCCGCCCATGGTACCCACCACCGCAGAGTGACACTGATGAATGGACATCCTCCAGGGTTTCAGCCAAGCTgtccaaacaaatggaaagcagcCTAGAGAGCCAGTAAAGGAGGGAACACGCGCCCTCTCAGGCCCCAGTTGGGAAAAGACAGGAACTGGAGGGAACAGCCCAGTTTCCTGGTCCAGCTGGAACCCCCGAGGAGCTGCAACTCCGTCCCCACTCAGGACATCAATTGTCTTCTGAATTCCAATCACGGAAGCCTCCTTGGTATTTGACGTTACACCAAGGAAAGAAGATATTTGGTCATCTCCCTTTTCAGTCTCCTCATTTTCTGGAATTTCTTGCTGTTGGCTGGCACCCTCCCTGCAGAAACCACACACCAAGGACTCTGGCTGCAGAGCTGGGAAGAACACGACGCTTGAGTTTCAGCAGGAGAAGGTTCTGGGGTTGGGTGAACTCTAGGACCTCACAGGGGAGGATGAATGAGTTTTGCAAAGAGCTTGAGGGGTTCTAGGCGCAGGGAGAGTGAGGTGGTACTGGGGCTTTGCTGGTAGGCAGAGGCCAATGGATGGAGGGGAACCCTGGACATCTCCCCATCCCTGCCGTGCTCCCTTCTCTCCAGGTGGCCTGAGGTCCCCAGGGCCCAGGGTGGTGCAGCCAATCTCAGGCTCTGAAGACCACTCTGCCTGTCCCTGCATGCCCCACAGGCAGCAGCAGCCTCTCCCAGGAACTTGCTATAAATACAGAATCCCAGGCCTACCCCATCATTAGGCATCAGATTCTGCAAACCCAACAAGACCTAGGGGATTTGGATGCCCCTGAAGATCTGAGATGCACACATGATCCCCTTGAGCCAAGTTGGGAATTTTCCCCTGAAGTCTGACAGCCTGGAAGGGCTTCGGGGCTgggagggctggggctgggcagccTCCTCTCCTCAGGTCACTCCCCATCCTCCATCTCCACCCAAGCCCCTAGACCTCAGGgtgggttttgaaggatgaataggagttccCCAGGGAGGTGTGGGACAGAGCACACTGTGAAGAGAATTGAGTCAAAAGCAAGGAGGTATGAATCAGCGAGGGATTTGAGGGGTCAAGGCTGGGGTGGAAGGCATGGGCAGTGAGGTGGGGGCAGGCTCTGAGATAGGCAGGGGCCAGGTGGCAGTCGGCTCAGGATCTGACATGGGCTGGGGAAACCCTGGCTGAAACCCATGGATctactgtgtggccttgggcgtCACTGaccctccctgggctcaagttcACTCATCCATACAAGGTGATGATGCATCCTGCTGAGCCCAATCCTCAGGGTGGGAGTTACAAGAGTCCATGGAAATACCAAGGGGGGCAGTGTCTAAAGTCAAGCACTAAGCATGGTTCCCAGCACTCTCTGCTGGGCCCTGCGGGTCTTACAGGGTGGTGAACAGTAGCCTGAGGCTTCAGGAGGGGGCTACTCAGGTCGGGAGGCAGGGTCAGGCCACCAAGGGCTGGGGAGCAGGCTCGGAGGCAGCCGAGGCCCTCTCTCAGAAATGGGAATGTGgatgggtgggggagggagggaggtgaggacAATGGGGAGTGGAGCTGGGGGTCCCAGGAGGGTGTCGGCCCCTCATCAGGTGCTCACAACTACACTGCGAGGCCAGGCTTGCCCAATTtacagatggggacactgaggctctGGCTGAGGAGGCTTGGGCAGGCAGGTTGTGTGGTGCTGGTGGGGCCAGGTGGGTGTGTCTGACTGGGAGCTGCTGCCTGTGCCCTGGATTTGAGACAGCAACAATAATGACCATCACGACCATGATAGCAGCACCTCCCAGGACCCCGCCCACAGCCGCAGTGATGATGACAGCACAGCACGTGGCAGGAATGTGGGGACGTTCTCGGGCCCGGCTTAACCCTGGGGACATAGCAACTCCTCTCATTGGCCCCTCCACTGCTTGCTCCTTTAGCCTGAGGTGGGTCCTGGCAGTGCAGAAGTGAGACCTGGGCTGTCAGTGTGAGGGGACCAGTGCCCACCACCTGAGGAGAGAGAGGGCTCAGCCCAGACCCTGTCCCGGACCCCCAGTGCTGATGCTCCTGCTGCATCCCTTGCACGGGATTTGCTGAGCAGCTAATATGTGTTGGGGCCCTGAGTCGGGCTGCAGTTCTGGCCGTGGGAGCTGCACACCATTGCACAACTGACAAGGGCAGGGAGTCTGGCAGGTGGACGAAAGTCTAGAGAGTGAGGTCAGGTCAGGGATTGGTGGGAGGGCCCGGTCGGGCTGAATACAGGTGGgagtgtgtgagcatgtgtgtgagcatgtgtgagtgtgtgtatgtgtgtgtgtagggggtagTGCTGCCTCCTGCTGCACTGTGAACTGAGTGTGCAACTGTGCAAGGAGGGCCAAGGTGCTTAGAGAGGCTCTCTCCGCCTGGGAGGAAAACCCAGGACCCCCGCGGTGCGAAGGAGACACTGTTAGATGAAGAAGGCACCTTGTCGCAGGTGCTGTGTCTCTGGGGTGCCTGCTGGGTCATACTGGGCTCCGGGCCCTCAGCGGTTGTCCTGACTACTTTCAGGAGGAAATGACGGGCAGAGTCTTGGGGTCGCCGGAGAAGACAGTCCAGAGAATCTGAGCAAGAAACTTCACAGTCTGAGTTCATTATCTACTAAGTGGAGGGAAAGCCCCGCTTCCCCGTGAAATTAAACGAAGGCGGCTGAGCTTTGTGACCATTGCACCCCTCTCGACGCCCCTGCTGGCTCCTAACTCAGTTATAAATCCCACAGGCGGGGAACGGCACAACGCCCCACCTGCCTGGCCATGTGATTCGGCAGCACCTGGCGTTTGCCGGGCCAGCTGGCAGGAAAATCACATTTCTAGCGATTGATGGAGTGCGTGTCTGTGGGGACCGAGATGCGGGGACTGCGTGGGGCCGAGCCACTGCCGCCAGGCCCTTCGGTACGGCTGTGCGGTGGCCTGGGGGCTGCCTCGGGCCCCTCACCCACCAAACCCAAGGGGTTTTTGAGAGGGGAGGTGGCGCTGGCCTCATCTGGGGAGCCGAGGGCCTTTAGGCTGGACCCAGCAGTCACCCAAGCTTACTCCTCTGCCCCAGCTCTGGGATCTGCTCCCCGCCCACCACGGGCCCTCCCGCTGCAGAGCACCCATCAGAACCGCTGTGGCAGCCAGGGTGGGAGCCAGGGGCGGGGAACTCCTGGGCACTGAGGCAGTCCTGGCTCCCAGCACAGCTGCCCcttgcctccacctcccctgGCATCGCCTGCCTGCCCTGTCCTGGcattgccttggcctcctgcctctgtcccccCTGAGGTGGTCCTTGACCCACTGCTTGGGTCCCACTAAGCCTCCCCAGAAGTGGCTGAGCCTCATTAGGAGACTCCAGGAGTTCAGGGGATGATGGTGTGTCTGCAGCTGTCTTCCTCCTGCCGCCCCTGCACGGGGGACCCCGAGGAGCTGGAGAAGCTGGAGTCATTCGCAGGAGAAAGAgctggggtgggcaggggagaaagagagagaagccaCAGAGGCTGGGCTCACAGGAGACTTCTGGAGGTGAAAGCAGAAGCGAAGAGAGATTTTGGGGAGCAGCGGCACTCAGCAGGAGGCTCCTGAGAGGACTGTGAGGGGAAGAGAACCTTTCCAGTGGCTGATGAGCATTCAAGAGCCTCCCTGGCCCCCACTCCTTGCCTGGACATTCTCCAGTGTGACTGAGAAGAGCCGCAGAGAGCGCTTGTAATGCCTGTTTGGGCGCCAAGCAGTGTTCCATTGACTGGGACACCACATGGAGGCTGGGCCGCCTGGGGCCAGGAACCTCGTCCGGTTACAATCAGAGCTACAATGCTGGAGACGTCCTGGGTCACACAGCCCGGAGGACCCTGGAGTGGCAGAAAAGCAGGCTCCTCCCTGATCTCCAGATCGAACCCCCTCTCACTTTGGTTCCTCAATTGGTAAAACTGAAGCCCAAAAAGGAAGCTCCTCACGCAGAGTCATGCTGCATGTCAAAGAGCACAGCAGGAGTGGGACGGTGCCCGTGAATCCAGCCAGCGACTGGTTATTCCCTTAGCCTGCACCACACCCTTGTGGGTTCTCACAACCCCTTTTCACACTCACATGGTGATGGGAACACCCTCCTGAGCTTGCACTCAGGACAGTCAGGAAAGACGAGGAGCCTCTGAGCTCCAAAAGGAAATGTGTCCCACCTGGACTTGGAGCTCAGCCGCCCACTCAGGTTCCGTGCAATCCCTGCAGGCTTGGCAAGCTCTCTGCATCCTGATGgcacagcacagtgcctggcacacagcaggtgcacaATGTGTGCTTGTTGGTGACAAGCAATATGGAACGGGGTAGGGTGGGAACAGCTGCTGAGACAGGCAAAAGTGTTCTGGGCAGTATGAGATGGGGGAGCTGTTAGCAGCAAGCACAGTGACACAGGAAATGGAGGACcttgaggccgaggcaggaaaacagCCCCCAGGTGCTGAGTGCAGGGCACTCACGACATCCACCATCCTCTTGGCAAGTGTTCGGGGAGGTGTGAGCTATTTATTCCAAATGCACGTGCACGCAAAAGGTGTGGGAGTGGGGGAGAACCACCGTTTTAAACAGAAGATTctcacatatcaaaaagcttgGCTCTTATAGACATTTTCCAGTGCCTCCTGAGCTGTGGTGTCTACAAGCATCACCCTCAGAGATGCCTGCTCAGTAGGCTCTGGATCTTCAGTTTGGCAAACCCTTGAGATGTGTCTGTTGCAAGGGGTCCACATTTCAGAACACACCACTATTGGGTCCTTCCAACAGATATTTTATTGTCTGTAGCTCTCTGGAGTCCCCACTGCTCAAGGGTGGAGGCTGGCTTCTTCTCTACCCAACACCTCCACATtcctcagagcctggcacagatcCCTGCCCCAGGACCCACTCAGCCAGCATTTGTCAAACGGAGCCACACAGGGCTGTGTCTTTGTCTCCTGTGTGATGGATGGCGTCATTATTCGATCGATAAGCACAAGCTGATTTATGCATATCTTATTAATTATTTAAGGCACACTCATTATTGAAAAGGTCACTACCTGCTAGCTATGTGAACGATCACTAACTCGCTTGGTTGCTGCCTCCAAAGAGGAGGCAGCAAGGGTTAActgaggacctactatgtgccagataagGGCACAGTTAACCCTTGGGAGGGGGCAGTCTTACCCACTCCTCCTTCACAAGGATTGGAAGGTTAAGAGGGTGAAATCTCGTGCCTCAAGTCAAGGAGCAGGTAAacggcagagccaggactcagaCCCAGGTCAGACTGCCTGCAGAGCTCCTGGACGTGAACCCAGGGGTCACTGTGTGGCAAACTCCTGCACCCCTCCAGCAGCGGGATTCTGGGATGGATCTTGCAACCCGGGTTTGGTATCATGATGTCCCTGGATGATGTGCCCTGAGCCCTGTGTGCCCATGGCTGCAGCTCAGCCCTCACAGAGCGTCTGAACCTCTCACTCTACCCCTGGACCTGGGAATTGACCCTCAGTCTGGCTCCTGTCCTTGGTGCTAGCCAGCCTCCCAGGGAGTTCCTGCTCCAAACGCATAGACCCTGCCTCTCCCCTTCCAACTCTAGATGCTGCACTACCCAGGGCCGCCTGGGGTTAGGTCAGGCCCATTCCCACCATACCGGAACTGGGCGGAAATGGGAATTGCTGCAGACAAGCTCAGATCTGAACATAACCCTGGAGCAGCCACCCCACAAGACCAACCCTGGAGATGCCACCTCCCTGgctggcttccttccttccttccttcctgaacAGCCTGCCTGAGTCAGCGCTAGTACCCCTCATGCCACACAAGGCATGTACGTATAAGGAACCAAGTAACATCTGTATTTTCTAACCTCATGCTGAAAAATCCGCCTGGACAGACTGATTTGCTTCCTTTGGCCAGATTTACAACTCAGAAAGGCATCCGGTTTTCCCCTTTGCCTTGACAACTAGGAAACGCAAAACTCCACTCAATGTTTAGTGTTTCCAGCTCTCATACTGGGCTCTAAGCACAACGCGCTTGCAAGCTTTGCTTCTAAGCTCTGTTTCCACCTCTCATTTTGACTTTCCTGTCCAGGCATGTGTTGTAGGCTACCCATGACAGTTTGAAATTTTTCTTGGCAAACAGCAAGATAAGCAAACAATCGGGTACCTAATGAGCCAAACACTATGGCGAGAATGATGGCGTATTCTCCAAGCTCTCCAAAGACAATCACCCAAATCAGTCTGGGTCTCTATTGCAGCCACTCACCAGGCAGACGAACTCTGGAAGGTCATCAGCGGTGGGCTGTGAGCATCTCCCCGCAGCGTGTGCACGGGCTGGGGGGCTTGAGGCAGCGGGCCTGGGGGAGGCTGCGGCTGTGGGGCCCGCTGCCCTGGCCGAGGGGCCCGAGCAGGGTTCCCCCACCGCCGGGGGTCCTGTTTCATCCATCGTCCCTGGATGCCCCACCGTGCCAGGTAGACCTTGCAGATGTCGTAGTTCATTGCCGAGTAATACAAAAGGTCCAGAACCAGCAGCATCAACACGAAAAAGCCATAGATCCACACTCCCAACAAGGCGGTGTAATTGCTGTGAACAAACAGAGAGGGAGTAAGTGAGGAGAGGGGAGCAGCCCAGCTTGGGCCAGCTTCATCAGTGGGACTGATTAGAGAACGTGGCCTGGGGGCTATGTTGTGGTCCCAGGGAGGAGGGTACTGAGCCCCTCTGGAGGGCAAGGCCTTGGCTCCCTCTCCTCTGCCTGCCCTGTTCACCTCCTTCCCTGG
The Piliocolobus tephrosceles isolate RC106 chromosome 19, ASM277652v3, whole genome shotgun sequence genome window above contains:
- the SHISAL1 gene encoding protein shisa-like-1, producing the protein MTSCGQQSLNVLAVLFSLLFSAVLSAHFRVCEPYTDHKGRYHFGFHCPRLSDNKTFILCCHHNNTVFKYCCNETEFQAVMQANLTASSEGYMHNNYTALLGVWIYGFFVLMLLVLDLLYYSAMNYDICKVYLARWGIQGRWMKQDPRRWGNPARAPRPGQRAPQPQPPPGPLPQAPQPVHTLRGDAHSPPLMTFQSSSA